One genomic window of Candidatus Lernaella stagnicola includes the following:
- the icd gene encoding NADP-dependent isocitrate dehydrogenase — MPEFDKLTPPTGHIVQVGQDGDVVTPDDPVVPYIEGDGIGPEIWEATREVLDAAVEAAYGGKRRVAWFEIFAGHAAIEKYGEGHVLPEDTFAAIRHFKVAIKGPLTTPVGGGIRSCNVALRQRLDLYANVRPVQFIPGLPSPLKNPERVDLVIFRENTEDVYAGIEWADGTPEAREIIELINTKWMPGCGLSDAAAIGIKPITQRASERLVRAAIQFALDHGRKSVTLVHKGNIMKFTEGGFLTWGKELAEREFGDRVITLEECEAAHFGQVPAGKVLVKERIADAMFQDLILHPEEHDVVATTNLNGDYLSDAAAALIGGLGFAAGANLGDGLALFEAVHGTAPDIACQDVANPSSLILTGRELLRYLGWDEAAALVWEAIRSVVGKGYVTADVACWLPNVVPLSTQEFKNALLAEIRNPGS; from the coding sequence GTGCCAGAGTTCGACAAGCTGACGCCGCCGACGGGGCATATCGTACAGGTTGGCCAAGACGGCGACGTGGTCACTCCCGACGATCCCGTCGTGCCGTACATCGAAGGCGACGGCATCGGTCCTGAAATTTGGGAAGCCACGCGCGAAGTGCTCGACGCGGCGGTTGAGGCAGCGTACGGCGGCAAGCGGCGCGTCGCGTGGTTCGAAATTTTCGCCGGTCATGCGGCAATCGAAAAATACGGCGAAGGGCACGTCTTGCCGGAAGACACCTTTGCGGCGATTCGTCACTTCAAGGTCGCCATCAAGGGGCCACTGACCACGCCGGTCGGCGGCGGCATCCGCTCGTGCAACGTGGCGCTACGGCAGCGGCTGGACCTCTACGCCAACGTGCGGCCCGTGCAGTTCATCCCCGGCCTGCCCTCGCCGCTGAAGAATCCGGAACGCGTCGACCTGGTGATTTTCCGCGAGAACACCGAGGACGTGTACGCGGGGATCGAGTGGGCCGACGGCACACCCGAAGCGCGGGAAATTATCGAGCTGATCAACACCAAGTGGATGCCCGGATGCGGCTTGTCGGACGCGGCGGCCATCGGTATTAAGCCCATCACGCAGCGGGCCAGCGAGCGCCTCGTGCGCGCCGCGATTCAATTCGCCCTCGACCACGGCCGCAAATCGGTGACGCTGGTGCACAAGGGCAACATCATGAAGTTCACCGAGGGCGGCTTTCTCACTTGGGGTAAGGAACTGGCTGAGCGTGAGTTCGGCGACCGCGTCATCACGCTCGAAGAGTGCGAAGCGGCGCATTTCGGGCAAGTGCCCGCGGGCAAGGTGCTGGTCAAGGAACGCATTGCCGACGCGATGTTTCAGGACTTGATTCTGCACCCGGAAGAGCACGACGTCGTGGCCACCACGAACCTGAACGGCGACTACTTATCCGACGCCGCGGCGGCGTTGATCGGCGGGCTTGGTTTCGCGGCGGGGGCGAACCTGGGCGACGGTCTGGCGCTTTTTGAGGCGGTGCACGGCACGGCGCCGGACATTGCATGCCAGGACGTGGCGAATCCATCGTCGCTGATTCTCACCGGCCGCGAGCTATTGCGTTACCTGGGCTGGGATGAAGCGGCGGCGCTGGTGTGGGAAGCGATCAGGTCGGTCGTGGGCAAGGGCTATGTGACGGCGGACGTCGCGTGTTGGCTGCCGAACGTGGTGCCCTTATCAACGCAGGAATTCAAGAACGCGCTGCTGGCCGAGATCCGCAACCCGGGAAGCTGA
- a CDS encoding glycosyltransferase: MHIVHFGKYYPPYRGGIENVTESICRHLAQKGVQVTALVSNDGPDRLDETIDGVRVIRLPRTILIRSQPINPGATQMLAELQPDLIHTHMPNPLAAWRLLRDGPRVPWVAHHHSDVVRQRLLRLPADAVNRRYYRKCAAILAATPRHIEFSNILPEFRDKCRVIHYGIDPAPYQNAPATWDEALPDAWRDKPLLLFVGRLVYYKGVDVLLRALAKVPEARAAIVGRGEKEAELKSLAAECDVTERVRFLGSVSPERIRSLYKTATLFVLPSVEPSEAFGVVQLEAMVAGTPVICTNLPSGVPYVNVDGVTGRVVAPKDPDALAAALREMIFDDVTLAAYGAAGSRRVAELFDENKLAGDYLRLYEELLGIG, translated from the coding sequence ATGCACATCGTGCATTTCGGCAAATACTACCCGCCATATCGCGGCGGCATCGAAAACGTCACGGAGTCGATCTGCCGACACCTGGCCCAAAAAGGCGTGCAGGTCACGGCGCTGGTGTCCAACGACGGTCCGGATCGTCTCGACGAGACAATCGACGGCGTGCGCGTAATCCGCCTGCCGCGCACCATCCTGATTCGCTCGCAGCCGATCAATCCGGGCGCCACGCAAATGCTCGCCGAACTGCAACCCGACCTCATCCACACCCACATGCCCAATCCGCTGGCCGCGTGGCGACTGCTGCGGGACGGGCCGCGCGTGCCGTGGGTCGCGCATCACCACAGCGACGTAGTACGCCAGCGGCTTCTGCGACTGCCCGCCGATGCGGTCAACCGGCGATACTACCGGAAATGCGCCGCGATCCTGGCCGCCACGCCGCGGCACATCGAATTCTCGAACATCCTGCCGGAATTCCGCGACAAGTGCCGGGTTATTCATTACGGCATCGACCCGGCGCCCTACCAAAACGCTCCGGCGACTTGGGACGAAGCCCTGCCGGACGCTTGGCGCGACAAACCGCTGCTGCTTTTCGTGGGGCGGTTGGTTTATTACAAGGGCGTCGACGTGTTGCTGCGGGCGCTGGCGAAAGTGCCGGAGGCGCGCGCGGCCATCGTCGGGCGGGGCGAAAAGGAAGCGGAACTCAAGAGCCTCGCCGCCGAATGCGACGTTACCGAACGTGTCAGATTCCTCGGTAGCGTATCGCCGGAGCGGATTCGCAGTCTCTACAAAACCGCCACGCTGTTCGTTCTACCTTCGGTCGAACCCAGCGAAGCCTTCGGTGTCGTGCAACTCGAGGCCATGGTCGCCGGTACGCCGGTGATCTGCACCAACCTACCTTCGGGCGTGCCGTACGTGAACGTGGACGGCGTGACCGGCCGTGTTGTCGCGCCGAAGGATCCCGACGCCTTGGCCGCGGCGCTGCGGGAAATGATCTTTGACGACGTAACGCTGGCGGCGTACGGGGCGGCGGGATCGCGGCGGGTCGCCGAGCTTTTCGACGAAAACAAATTGGCGGGCGACTACCTGCGGCTCTACGAAGAGCTGCTAGGCATCGGCTGA